The Gillisia sp. Hel_I_86 genome has a segment encoding these proteins:
- a CDS encoding ABC transporter ATPase codes for MLVPFTELPDSSRVWIYQSNRSFTELELQEITAKLEDFIAQWTAHGADLKASFEIKYKRFITLALDQQLNAASGCSIDGSVKFIMELEKKYNVDLLDKMNVSYKQGEFVAYKTLTEFRKMAKEKAVSKNTIVFNNLVTNKGEYLSDWEVPASDSWHNRFLN; via the coding sequence ATGCTTGTACCTTTTACCGAATTACCAGATTCTTCCAGAGTTTGGATATATCAGTCCAATAGATCGTTTACAGAGCTGGAACTTCAGGAGATCACGGCTAAATTAGAAGACTTTATTGCACAATGGACTGCCCATGGCGCCGATCTAAAAGCTTCTTTTGAAATAAAATACAAACGCTTTATCACTCTAGCGCTCGACCAGCAATTAAATGCTGCTTCAGGCTGTTCTATAGATGGTTCTGTAAAATTTATTATGGAATTGGAAAAGAAATACAATGTAGATCTTTTGGATAAAATGAACGTAAGTTATAAGCAAGGTGAATTTGTGGCTTATAAAACTTTGACCGAATTCAGAAAAATGGCAAAGGAAAAGGCCGTTAGCAAGAACACCATCGTTTTTAATAACCTGGTGACCAATAAAGGTGAATACTTATCAGATTGGGAAGTACCTGCATCAGATAGTTGGCACAACCGTTTTTTAAACTAA
- a CDS encoding (Fe-S)-binding protein translates to MAEVIKVPTMAEYMAEGKKPEILFWVGCMGSFDDRAKKVTKAFVKLLHEAKVDFAVLGTEESCNGDPAKRAGNEFLFQMQAATNIEVLNGYEIKKVVTACPHCFNTLKNEYPALGGNYEVMHHTTFLKSLLEEGRLKVEGGKFKGKRITFHDPCYLGRANNVYEAPRDLLRKLEVELVEMRKCKSNGFCCGAGGGQMFKEPEPGNKEVNIERTEQAMEVKPDIIAAGCPFCNTMMTDGVKGKNQEGTIEVMDVAEMIANAHDL, encoded by the coding sequence ATCTTATTTTGGGTGGGCTGTATGGGCAGTTTTGATGATCGCGCAAAAAAAGTAACCAAGGCTTTTGTGAAATTATTGCATGAAGCCAAAGTAGATTTTGCTGTCCTTGGAACAGAAGAAAGCTGTAATGGGGATCCTGCAAAAAGAGCGGGAAATGAATTTTTATTCCAGATGCAGGCTGCAACAAATATTGAAGTGCTTAATGGGTATGAGATAAAAAAAGTGGTAACTGCTTGTCCGCACTGCTTTAACACGCTAAAAAACGAATATCCAGCTTTAGGTGGAAATTATGAGGTGATGCACCATACTACGTTCCTAAAATCTCTTTTAGAAGAAGGAAGGTTAAAAGTTGAAGGAGGAAAATTTAAAGGGAAACGCATTACTTTTCACGATCCTTGTTACTTAGGCCGCGCCAACAATGTATATGAAGCTCCAAGGGACCTACTTCGAAAACTGGAAGTGGAGTTGGTAGAGATGCGTAAATGCAAAAGCAATGGTTTTTGTTGTGGTGCCGGGGGTGGGCAAATGTTCAAAGAACCAGAGCCTGGAAATAAAGAGGTGAATATCGAGCGTACCGAGCAGGCAATGGAAGTTAAACCTGATATTATCGCAGCTGGATGCCCATTTTGTAATACAATGATGACAGATGGCGTAAAAGGCAAAAATCAGGAAGGCACTATTGAAGTGATGGATGTTGCCGAAATGATTGCAAATGCACACGATCTTTAG